In the genome of Candidatus Aenigmatarchaeota archaeon, the window TTCTTTCTATTCTGGGGCCTTAGAGCAGACTACGCCAAAGCTTCAGGAAGGGAAACCCTGATAAGAGACCGGTTTTATATTCTAAACAACCTTTCACTCATAGCTCTGGCAATTGCCTTGTAGAGATATAATAGCTAAGCGGGGTTCATTATGGACATTTCGGTAATCGTTCCAACTCTTAACGAAGAGAAGTACCTGGAACGGTGCCTAAGGTCGATTGCAAACCAAACTTAC includes:
- a CDS encoding glycosyltransferase gives rise to the protein MDISVIVPTLNEEKYLERCLRSIANQTY